A stretch of the Saccharolobus caldissimus genome encodes the following:
- a CDS encoding DNA double-strand break repair nuclease NurA, translating to MKVNELLNKINEIANKDIEQRSKLKTYVNLIYEDIVNNNINLKIEFIDENITNDYVACSIDGSKYEIDLADITLIIAKAVKIKGRKNNKKEIPSQITEDLKIIENYYDKNIISNKSILFMLSLETKLLETCEDCDVIFIDGPIIDPPTYYEEDTEINGIMSLSRFVLYRSLVIRKLIDLNKIIIGIVKNYSHRLLIKELMRQGYSVLKNARENYLISNIIYKYRIEKEEISKPIFLGWINWDSLIGEELIDDLKGISKAYKEYKKNLDDFSIYSCYYQYNVTSPISRIDIISKGEPKQDALKYIYDWSIPQAKEIILLNKLADNISEINSQEAKKYATLFNLLRENYLDWNDRLAEVMMKRSQTV from the coding sequence TTGAAAGTTAATGAGTTATTAAATAAAATAAATGAGATAGCAAACAAAGATATAGAACAAAGAAGTAAATTAAAAACCTATGTTAATCTAATTTACGAAGATATAGTAAATAATAATATTAATCTAAAAATTGAATTCATAGATGAAAATATAACTAACGACTATGTAGCTTGCAGTATCGACGGTAGTAAATACGAAATAGATCTCGCCGATATAACTCTTATTATAGCAAAGGCTGTAAAAATTAAAGGTCGTAAAAATAATAAGAAGGAAATTCCGTCTCAAATAACGGAAGACCTTAAAATAATAGAGAACTACTATGATAAAAACATTATATCAAATAAGTCAATATTATTTATGCTAAGTTTAGAAACTAAATTGCTTGAAACATGTGAAGATTGTGACGTAATATTTATAGACGGTCCCATAATAGATCCACCTACATATTATGAGGAAGATACTGAAATTAACGGAATAATGAGCTTAAGTAGATTCGTGCTTTATAGATCTTTAGTAATTAGAAAATTAATAGATTTAAATAAGATAATTATTGGAATAGTAAAAAATTACTCTCATAGGCTCCTAATTAAGGAATTAATGAGACAAGGCTATTCAGTTTTAAAGAATGCTAGAGAAAATTATCTGATATCAAATATCATTTATAAATATAGAATAGAAAAGGAAGAAATAAGTAAACCAATTTTCTTAGGCTGGATAAATTGGGACTCATTAATAGGAGAAGAGTTAATAGACGATCTAAAAGGGATTTCAAAAGCCTATAAAGAGTATAAGAAAAATCTAGATGATTTTTCTATATATTCATGTTATTATCAATATAATGTAACCTCTCCCATAAGTAGAATAGATATAATTAGTAAAGGAGAACCTAAACAAGATGCGTTAAAGTATATATATGATTGGAGTATACCTCAGGCTAAAGAAATAATATTACTTAATAAGTTAGCTGATAATATTTCTGAAATAAACTCACAAGAAGCTAAAAAATACGCCACATTATTTAATTTACTCAGAGAAAACTATTTAGATTGGAATGATAGATTAGCTGAAGTGATGATGAAGCGATCACAAACGGTATGA
- a CDS encoding slipin family protein has translation MSFRVVREWERAVVLRLGRFLRVKGPGIIFLIPFVDRPLVVDLRINTVDVPPQTILTRDNVTVSVDAVVYYKVIDPQKAVISVFNYNVAVLNLAQTSLRDIVGQMELDELLSKREEINKRLQEILDTATESWGIKVTAVTIRDIRLSQDLLTAMAKQAEAERLRRAKVILSEGERQAASILADASTYYRDNPTALQLRFLETLSDISQRGGLIIVVPAGNEIYPTLGTSVALSTLSKKLQSEVKQS, from the coding sequence ATGTCTTTTAGAGTAGTCAGAGAGTGGGAAAGAGCTGTCGTATTAAGATTAGGAAGATTTTTACGTGTAAAAGGGCCTGGAATTATTTTCTTGATACCCTTTGTCGATAGACCGTTAGTGGTAGATTTGAGGATTAACACTGTTGACGTACCACCGCAGACAATTTTAACTAGGGATAACGTGACAGTGAGTGTAGATGCGGTAGTTTACTATAAGGTTATAGATCCGCAAAAGGCAGTAATAAGTGTATTTAATTACAATGTTGCCGTATTGAATTTAGCTCAAACTTCTTTAAGGGATATAGTAGGTCAGATGGAATTGGACGAATTGCTGAGTAAAAGGGAGGAAATTAATAAGAGATTACAAGAGATTTTAGATACTGCTACAGAGAGTTGGGGAATTAAAGTTACTGCAGTCACGATAAGGGATATTAGACTTTCACAAGACCTATTGACTGCAATGGCTAAACAGGCTGAGGCGGAAAGACTGAGAAGAGCTAAGGTAATATTAAGTGAGGGTGAGAGGCAAGCTGCCAGTATATTAGCAGACGCTTCAACATATTACAGAGATAATCCCACTGCTTTACAGTTAAGGTTTCTAGAAACTTTGTCTGATATATCGCAAAGAGGAGGATTAATAATAGTAGTACCTGCTGGAAATGAAATATATCCGACATTAGGTACTAGTGTTGCATTGTCAACTTTATCGAAGAAATTACAATCGGAAGTTAAACAATCTTAA
- a CDS encoding thermopsin family protease, whose product MYKLIFIIILLLPLLLPLTIVSQTPTFAFPSGITSYPLNTIIYTNFVLGEINITNLNIGNSYLPGGQYLTSGNASLQLNAMILGKYWAQNVILFHQINSNMFYLTLVVNLWNLSGPFYDVSANSTVYQGLGVICYQGPTFKESLPMHISLFMDIINSTLEFGYNINGKKGVYYSFPIMGLFQLGGTSLLGLPNDLELVWGGPGGGSVVYMNVSASAQLYYFNGKTLTIVPDAYSIGFDTAEAAYGVKVYSNFQNIFSPVAIETYGNNFPPSVLWPIPPHITVNQTSDKIYVKLDVDNKPLSGQVVYLETGIPPSIISKAITNSSGEAVFNYDNYSFYIVYYPGNYTLSSVPYYSSPILNSLSSKLQAYYQQLLNFLKSAQNSFKNGIKSVFTKQSLTTTSQTTNSTEESSVNIYIIVYILAFVIGMVISAILIRFKL is encoded by the coding sequence ATGTATAAGCTTATCTTCATAATAATTCTATTATTACCTTTATTATTACCATTGACTATTGTTTCGCAAACTCCCACTTTTGCGTTCCCATCTGGTATAACTAGTTATCCATTAAATACTATAATATATACAAATTTTGTATTAGGAGAGATTAACATTACGAATTTGAATATAGGTAATTCATACCTACCAGGTGGTCAATACTTAACCTCTGGTAATGCATCTCTTCAATTAAATGCTATGATATTAGGAAAGTATTGGGCTCAAAATGTTATTTTATTTCATCAGATAAATTCAAATATGTTTTACTTAACGTTAGTAGTGAATTTATGGAATCTTTCTGGTCCTTTTTATGACGTTTCAGCTAATTCAACTGTATATCAAGGATTAGGTGTAATATGTTATCAAGGACCTACATTTAAAGAAAGCTTACCCATGCATATTTCGCTATTCATGGATATTATAAATTCTACTTTAGAATTTGGGTATAATATTAACGGAAAGAAAGGTGTATATTACTCATTTCCGATTATGGGTTTATTTCAACTAGGCGGCACTTCCCTTTTAGGTTTACCTAACGATCTTGAACTAGTCTGGGGTGGTCCAGGTGGTGGAAGTGTGGTTTATATGAATGTTAGTGCATCAGCCCAGTTATACTACTTTAATGGGAAAACTTTAACTATAGTTCCAGATGCCTATTCTATAGGTTTTGATACCGCTGAGGCAGCTTATGGAGTTAAGGTTTATTCTAACTTTCAAAATATATTTTCTCCAGTAGCAATAGAAACTTATGGTAATAATTTTCCCCCTTCAGTTTTATGGCCAATTCCTCCTCACATTACAGTAAATCAAACAAGTGATAAAATTTATGTGAAATTAGATGTAGATAATAAACCCTTGTCGGGACAAGTAGTATATTTAGAGACTGGAATACCCCCTTCAATAATTTCTAAAGCGATAACTAATTCTTCTGGAGAAGCCGTTTTTAATTACGATAATTATTCATTTTATATTGTTTATTACCCTGGAAATTATACACTATCATCAGTACCCTATTACTCTTCGCCTATTTTAAATTCCCTTTCTAGTAAATTGCAAGCATATTATCAACAATTGCTTAATTTCCTTAAATCAGCTCAAAATTCATTTAAGAATGGAATAAAATCAGTGTTTACAAAACAAAGTCTTACAACGACTAGCCAGACTACTAATTCTACAGAGGAATCTAGTGTAAATATATATATTATTGTATACATTTTGGCTTTTGTAATAGGTATGGTAATTTCAGCAATATTAATAAGGTTCAAATTATAG
- a CDS encoding NfeD family protein — protein MAHPVAITLIIIVILIAILVLTGYISDPIIDIPSLALLGFLTYRVINVIIKTRGRNLYTYEGKIGKAVDDIKAGNIGYVLVEGEYWQALALEDIKKNEEIVVIKREGLKLIVKRRASRIETDRV, from the coding sequence GTGGCACATCCAGTTGCAATCACGCTAATAATTATTGTAATTCTAATTGCAATACTAGTCTTAACTGGCTATATTTCAGATCCTATAATAGACATTCCGTCTTTAGCTTTACTAGGATTTTTAACATATCGGGTAATTAATGTAATTATAAAGACAAGAGGTAGAAATTTGTATACATATGAGGGAAAAATTGGAAAAGCCGTTGACGACATAAAGGCTGGAAATATTGGATACGTTTTAGTTGAGGGAGAATATTGGCAGGCTTTAGCTTTAGAAGATATAAAGAAAAATGAAGAGATAGTAGTAATTAAAAGGGAAGGATTAAAACTAATTGTTAAAAGGAGGGCAAGTAGAATTGAGACCGATAGAGTATAG
- a CDS encoding gamma-glutamylcyclotransferase, with translation MYIFVYGSLRYGFELHHLIAKSRFVGLGYIEGYEMYDLGNYPGIVKGDGIVWGEVYEIDDNLIKFLDEVEDFKGSPDDLYVREKTRVYFDQRRKYYLDNVNFYRYNREITKDREKIENGDYSAWSGMPIVVNYFAYAENMNENILRQRGVDIILSEIPAYLKGYRLIFNIPCKYGYCANLIEDENGKICGYLQKVFLHTLNSLDKAEQHLIKYLREVVKVIDKNGKEYFAFAYISSYKENRKEPSKEYIKIIKDGIKRGWGNECISSGLEEYDDPGIT, from the coding sequence ATGTATATTTTTGTTTATGGAAGCCTTAGATACGGTTTTGAGTTACATCATCTGATAGCAAAATCTAGGTTTGTAGGATTAGGCTATATAGAGGGATATGAGATGTATGATTTAGGGAACTATCCAGGCATAGTCAAAGGTGATGGAATAGTATGGGGAGAAGTGTATGAAATAGATGATAATTTAATAAAATTTCTGGATGAGGTAGAAGATTTTAAAGGCTCTCCTGACGATTTATACGTAAGAGAGAAAACTAGAGTTTATTTTGACCAAAGGAGGAAATATTACTTAGATAACGTAAACTTCTATAGATATAATAGAGAAATTACAAAAGATAGAGAGAAAATAGAGAACGGAGATTATTCCGCATGGAGCGGAATGCCAATAGTTGTAAATTATTTCGCTTACGCTGAAAATATGAATGAAAATATTCTCCGACAGAGAGGAGTCGATATAATTTTATCTGAAATACCAGCTTATTTAAAAGGTTATAGATTAATATTTAACATACCTTGTAAATACGGTTACTGCGCTAATTTAATAGAAGATGAAAATGGAAAAATATGCGGCTATCTCCAGAAAGTCTTCCTTCATACACTGAATTCATTAGATAAAGCAGAACAACATCTCATAAAATATTTGAGAGAAGTAGTAAAAGTTATAGATAAAAATGGGAAGGAATACTTTGCATTTGCCTATATATCAAGCTATAAGGAAAACAGAAAAGAACCCTCAAAAGAATATATAAAAATAATAAAAGATGGAATAAAAAGAGGTTGGGGAAATGAATGTATAAGTAGTGGATTAGAAGAATATGATGACCCTGGCATTACTTGA
- a CDS encoding tetratricopeptide repeat protein: MKKRAGSDNLYLFNIIRIINSETLSLEDAYTQYKNGNLNYALRLINEIIEKDPNNKEAYSLRGRILFEMGKIQDSLESFQKANDNIGIAKVLISQGLYSDALSYLEKDDSKESKKLKSLIYLKLENFEKAYEEIKEVNDEDPLIYKIRGISELKLGKYSDAIRDLSLAIEKYPTDAELYFYRAMAQEEMGNYKEAEADLEMAINLNPYYAEVYFNLGQLRERRGALEDAVAMYTKAINVNPLYKNAYVRRAKSLMKLGKEEEAYADIQRVRELEDSQS; the protein is encoded by the coding sequence GTGAAGAAACGTGCAGGATCTGATAATCTTTATTTGTTCAATATTATTAGAATTATAAATAGTGAGACTTTGAGTTTAGAAGACGCTTATACTCAATATAAAAACGGAAATTTAAATTACGCGTTAAGGCTTATAAATGAGATCATAGAAAAGGATCCTAATAATAAGGAGGCTTACTCTTTAAGGGGAAGAATTCTCTTTGAAATGGGCAAAATTCAAGACTCGCTAGAGAGCTTCCAGAAGGCTAACGATAATATAGGAATAGCTAAAGTGCTAATATCTCAAGGACTTTACAGTGATGCGTTATCATATTTAGAAAAAGATGACTCAAAAGAAAGTAAAAAATTGAAATCATTGATTTATTTAAAATTAGAAAATTTTGAAAAAGCCTATGAGGAAATTAAGGAAGTAAATGATGAAGATCCCTTAATATATAAAATAAGGGGAATTTCAGAACTTAAACTGGGGAAATATAGCGATGCTATAAGGGATTTAAGTTTAGCAATAGAAAAGTATCCTACTGATGCTGAGTTATATTTCTATAGGGCTATGGCACAGGAGGAGATGGGTAATTATAAAGAAGCTGAGGCTGATCTCGAAATGGCTATTAATTTAAATCCATATTATGCGGAGGTTTATTTTAATTTAGGACAATTAAGGGAGAGAAGAGGGGCTTTAGAGGATGCTGTAGCAATGTATACCAAAGCAATAAACGTTAATCCTTTATATAAAAATGCCTACGTTAGAAGGGCTAAATCGTTAATGAAATTAGGAAAAGAAGAGGAGGCCTATGCTGATATCCAAAGAGTTCGTGAGTTAGAAGACTCACAAAGTTAA